From a single Rutidosis leptorrhynchoides isolate AG116_Rl617_1_P2 chromosome 5, CSIRO_AGI_Rlap_v1, whole genome shotgun sequence genomic region:
- the LOC139849587 gene encoding uncharacterized protein — protein MAKWAIELGEHDIEFRVRHAIKGQVLADFITETDSVNEEDTKNSTQVITPKIESEEWKLYTDGASSSDGSGAGLMLVNPKGKEFTYALRFEFATTNNEAEYEALLERLRMEKELKILHLRAFVDSQLVSNQIRGTFEAKQPTIQQYLSKAKELIESFKTFDIEHVRRSQNKKADALSKLASLTFEHLAKEVLVEVLEKKSILEEEVNDLVQEDEVTWMTPLAKARNCHNPRDARKDMWSSRRSKVEVTNRDIIKGIEKRLGKCRKGWVDELPLVLWAHRTTPKRNNGETPYSLAYGTEAVLPAEIQVLTERTANNENNEENLRVNLYLLEEKTEAAVIREASYKQMIEGYYNKRVKPSTFKVGEYVLRLNSASKVEYEGKLGPNWEGPYVISQVLGKGSYKLETTIGKPIPRARNTTNLEKFYH, from the exons ATGGCCAAATGGGCCATTGAGTTAGGTGAACATGACATCGAATTCCGAGTCAGGCATGCAATTAAAGGACAAGTTCTAGCAGATTTCATCACCGAAACAGATAGTGTTAATGAAGAAGATACAAAGAACTCAACTCAAGTTATTACCCCAAAGATCGAAAGTGAAGAATGGAAGTTGTACACCGACGGTGCGTCAAGTTCTGATGGATCAGGTGCTGGTCTGATGTTAGTAAATCCCAAAGGAAAAGAGTTCACTTATGCTCTTCGTTTCGAATTTGCAACAACCAATAATGAAGCAGAGTACGAAGCTCTACTAGAAAGATTGAGAATGGAGAAGGAATTAAAAATCCTTCATCTCCGAGCTTTCGTCGACTCACAACTAGTGTCTAACCAAATCAGGGGCACTTTCGAAGCAAAACAACCCACCATCCAACAATACTTGTCAAAAGCAAAAGAACTGATCGAAAGCTTCAAAACTTTTGATATCGAACATGTCCGAAGAAGTCAAAATAAGAAGGCAGACGCACTGAGCAAACTTGCTTCGCTGACATTTGAGCATCTTGCAAAAGAAGTCTTGGTGGAGGTGCTAGAAAAGAAATCGATCCTAGAAGAAGAAGTCAATGACCTCGTACAAGAAGACGAGGTAACATGGATGACTCCACT GGCCAAAGCAAGAAACTGTCATAATCCAAGAGATGCACGAAAGGATATGTGGTCTTCACGCAGATCCAAG GTGGAAGTAACAAACCGAGACATAATCAAAGGAATAGAGAAGCGCTTAGGTAAGTGCAGAAAGGGATGGGTCGATGAGCTTCCCTTGGTGCTGTGGGCACACAGGACAACACCAAAGCGAAACAATGGCGAAACCCCTTACAGCCTTGCATACGGAACAGAAGCTGTCCTTCCCGCAGAGATACAAGTGCTAACAGAAAGAACAGCGAACAATGAAAACAACGAAGAAAATCTTCGAGTCAACTTGTATCTACTCGAGGAAAAAACAGAGGCAGCTGTGATTCGGGAGGCCTCGTACAAACAAATGATTGAAGGCTATTACAACAAAAGAGTAAAGCCCTCAACCTTCAAAGTGGGAGAATATGTCCTAAGGTTAAACAGTGCAAGCAAAGTGGAATACGAAGGAAAATTAGGACCAAATTGGGAAGGCCCATATGTAATTTCACAAGTGCTGGGTAAAGGCTCCTACAAATTGGAAACGACAATCGGCAAACCAATACCAAGGGCAAGGAATACAACCAACCTCGAAAAGTTTTATCATTAG